A genomic segment from Mastomys coucha isolate ucsf_1 unplaced genomic scaffold, UCSF_Mcou_1 pScaffold7, whole genome shotgun sequence encodes:
- the Sec61a2 gene encoding protein transport protein Sec61 subunit alpha, producing the protein MGIKFLEVIKPFCAVLPEIQKPERKIQFREKVLWTAITLFIFLVCCQIPLFGIMSSDSADPFYWMRVILASNRGTLMELGISPIVTSGLIMQLLAGAKIIEVGDTPKDRALFNGAQKLFGMIITIGQAIVYVMTGMYGDPAEMGAGICLLIIIQLFVAGLIVLLLDELLQKGYGLGSGISLFIATNICETIVWKAFSPTTINTGRGTEFEGAVIALFHLLATRTDKVRALREAFYRQNLPNLMNLIATVFVFAVVIYFQGFRVDLPIKSARYRGQYSSYPIKLFYTSNIPIILQSALVSNLYVISQMLSVRFSGNFLVNLLGQWADVSGGGPARSYPVGGLCYYLSPPESMGAIFEDPVHVVVYIIFMLGSCAFFSKTWIEVSGSSAKDVAKQLKEQQMVMRGHRDTSMVHELNRYIPTAAAFGGLCIGALSVLADFLGAIGSGTGILLAVTIIYQYFEIFVKEQAEVGGMGALFF; encoded by the exons ATGGGCA tcaagTTTTTAGAAGTTATTAAACCTTTCTGTGCAGTTCTACCAGAAATTCAGAAGCCTGAAAGGAAA ATTCAGTTCAGAGAGAAGGTACTATGGACTGCTATAACACTCTTCATTTTCTTAGTATGCTGTCAG ATTCCGCTGTTTGGGATCATGTCATCGGACTCTGCGGATCCCTTCTACTGGATGAGAGTTATTCTTGCATCCAACAGAG GAACATTGATGGAATTGGGTATTTCCCCAATTGTAACATCTGGTTTGATTATGCAGTTGTTAGCTGGAGCCAAAATCATTGAAGTTGGAGATACACCCAAAGATAGAGCTCTGTTCAATGGAGCCCAGAAAC TATTTGGTATGATCATTACCATTGGGCAAGCCATTGTGTATGTCATGACGGGAATGTACGGGGACCCTGCGGAAATGGGCGCTGGGATCTGTCTCCTTATCATTATACAG TTGTTTGTTGCTGGTTTGATTGTGCTGCTGTTAGATGAGCTGCTACAGAAGGGTTACGGCTTGGGGTCTGGTATTTCCCTCTTTATTGCCACCAACATCTGTGAAACCATTGTCTGGAAGGCCTTTAGTCCCACTACCATTAACACTGGCAGAG GTACAGAGTTTGAAGGTGCAGTCATAGCTCTGTTTCATTTGTTGGCTACCAGGACAGACAAAGTCCGAGCCTTGAGGGAGGCCTTCTATCGGCAGAACCTCCCCAACCTCATGAACCTCATCGCCACAGTTTTCGTGTTTGCTGTCGTCATCTATTTTCAG ggGTTTCGTGTTGACTTGCCCATTAAGTCGGCACGGTATCGCGGACAGTATAGTAGCTATCCCATCAAGCTCTTCTACACGTCGAATATTCCCATAATCCTCCAGTCTGCCTTAGTTTCAAACTTGTACGTCATTTCCCAGATGCTGTCTGTTCGATTTAGTGGCAACTTCTTAGTAAACTTACTAGGACAGTGGGCC GATGTCAGTGGGGGAGGCCCTGCTCGCTCCTACCCTGTTGGTGGCCTTTGTTACTATCTGTCTCCTCCTGAGTCAATGGGAGCCATATTTGAGGATCCTGTTCACGTAGTTGTGTATATTATCTTCATGTTGGGGTCATGTGCATTCTTTTCAAAGACGTGGATAGAAGTTTCTGGTTCTTCAGCGAAAGAT gtgGCCAAGCAGCTTAAAGAACAGCAGATGGTGATGCGGGGCCATAGAGACACCTCCATGGTCCATGAGCTGAACAG GTATATCCCCACAGCCGCTGCCTTTGGGGGTCTGTGCATCGGTGCCCTGTCGGTACTAGCAGACTTCCTTGGGGCCATTGGCTCTGGTACTGGAATTCTGCTTGCAGTCACTATTATTTAtcagtattttgaaatatttgttaaGGAACAGGCTGAAGTTGGTGGGATGGgtgctttgtttttctaa